The DNA window TTTGCGCTATACTCGTTAGTTTCCATGCTGCTACCACTGGATTTAGAAGTCATTTAATACTCTATTTTTTATCTTTAAAACCCTTTCTATAATGATAGCAAAAAACGGGAAATGGCTACCTTGCACAACAGGCGAAAAGAAATAAATATATCAAAATCCAAATACCATTAGGGTTGAAATGGATAGCGTGGCGAGGCTGTGGAAAGGGTCAGGAAACGGGAAGGTTGAGTGTACGGCTTGCGCTAGGAGATGCAGGATCCCGGAAGGATCCAATGGCTTCTGTTTCGTGAGGCAAAACCACAACGGAAAGCTACGTCTAGTGAATTACGGGAAGCTGGAGGCGATACAGATAGACCCGATAGAGAAGAAGCCATTCAACCATTTCATGCCGGGAAGTTATGTCCTTGGTGTAGGGACTTCCTCGTGCAATTGGGGGTGCCTTTTCTGCCAGAACCACAACATATCCAAGGAAAGGGAGATAAACGGGAGGGATGTCACGCCGGAGGAGGTTGTGGGGCTTGCGCTTGAAAACAACGCGCAGTGCATTGCGTTTACGTACAACGAGCCGACAATCTTCATTGAATACGCGATAGACGTAGCGGGGTTGGCACATATGAGGGGGCTTTACAACCTTTTCGTCACAAACGGCTACATGACTGAGGAGGCGGTGGAGCTGATGAAGGGCAACATAGACGCCGCAGTGATAAACCTCAAGGGCAATGGGGAGCAGAAATTCTCGAACAAGTATGAGGTGGTGATGTCGAACAAGCCGGTAAAGGAATCGCTTGTAAGGCTGAAGGATTCCGGGATACATGTGGAGATCACAGACTTGATAATACCTGGCGTCGGGGATTCGCTGAAGGCGTGCGACGAGCTGACAGGATGGATAGCGGATAATCTGGGAACTGATACGCCATTGCAGTTCACGCGTTTCCACCCGGATTACAAAATGCTGGATTCGTCGGTTACTCCGTATCAGACGCTTGAGAAGCACTACGATGTGGCAAAGCGCAACGGCCTCGATTACGTTTACATAGGCAACGTCCCAGGAAATCCCCACGAGAGCACCTATTGCCCGTCCTGCAATTCCGAGGTCATAAAAAGATATGGGCATTACATAACAGGATACGGGATTGATTCAGGCGGCAAATGCAAAAACTGCAGCTTCAGGATACCTGTTTTCGGCAGGCCACCGAAAGTATTTAGATATGAAAGTGTGAAAGCACTATATTAGGCGGCGTTTCCTATGGACAGGAAAAAGGTAATAATACTCGGTGCTGCAGGTAGGGATTTCCACAATTTTAACGTCCTTTTCAGGAAGGATGATTCCTACGAAGTCGTTGCGTTCACCGCAAACCAGATACCATACATATCCGACAGGATTTATCCCAAGGAGCTCAGCGGCAAGTTATATCCCAAGGGCATAAAGATATACGACGAATCGGAGCTCTCCACTTTGATAAAGAAATCCGGTGCGGACATCTGCATAATGTCCTACAGCGACCTGCCGTACGTCGATGTTATGAGGAAGGCCAGCATGGTAAATGCCTGTGGCGCGGATTTCTGGCTTGTTGCGCCTGAAAGGACGATGATAAAATCCTCAAGGCCAGTAGTTGCCGTATGTGCTGTAAGGACTGGCAGCGGAAAAAGCCAGACGTCAAGGTATGTCGCAAAGATCCTCAGGGACATGGGGGTTAAGACCGTCATAATCAGGCATCCGATGCCATACGGGATCCTCAAGGACCAGATAGTGGAGAGATTCAGCACGATAAAGGACCTGGAGAAATACAAGACAACCATAGAGGAGAGGGAGGACTACGAGCCACACATAAGGAACAGGTTCGTGGTCTATGCAGGGGTAGACTACGGGGAGATACTGCACAAGGCCGAGGATGAATCGGATATAATAATATGGGACGGCGGGAACAACGATGCCCCTTTCATAAAGCCGGACCTCTTCATCACAGTAGCAGATCCCCTGAGGGCAGGAAACGAGCTCACGTATTATCCGGGGGAAACGGTAGCCAGGATGGCTGACATTATCATAATAAACAAGGTAAACTCCGCCACCCCGGAGGAGCTGTCGCTGCTTGAGAAGGACATTAGGCAGATAAACGGCTCGGCAAAGGTGATATATGCCGATTCCGTGGTGATGCCGGACAATCCCGAACTCATAAAGGGGAAAAGGGTGCTTGTTGTGGAAGACGGACCGACGATAACCCACGGGGGAATGAGGCTTGGCGCGGGAATGGTTGCAGCGAAGGACTTTGGGGCAAGCGAATTAGTAAGGGCCAAGGACTACGCAGTGGGGGAGATAAAGGCAACCTTTAAGAAGTACCCGAACCTTGGGGTTGAGCTTCCAGCGATGGGCTACAGCATAAAGCAGATAAGGGACCTTGAATCGACCATAAACAACGCCGATTGCGACGTTGTGATTTCGGCCACGCCCACAAACCTCAGAAACATAATAAACATAAATAAGCCGATAGTGCAGGTCAATTACGAACTGGCGCCTAGGGGAAAGGAGTTCGACTCAATTATAAGAAAATTTGCAGAAGGTGAAAGGGGATGAGGAAAAAAATAATACTTGCGGTGCTTTTGATATTGGGAATTGCTGACGCATCCTACCTGACGGTTGTGCATTTCCTGCCCCGCGCGCTGGAATGCCCTTCGATAGGGACAACAGTAAATTGCGAGGACGTATTGGGAAGCGTATATTCAACTGTGTTCGGTATCCCGCTCGCGGCTATCGGGCTTGTATGGTTCGTCGCTTCGCTCATTTTCCTTCTCCTGGGTTACAACAGGATAATAAAGAACATATGGATGCTTTTCGGGATTGGCGGAATCATATATTCTGCCACGACGCAGAGCATATTGGGGAAGATATGCATTTACTGCACAACGCTTGACGTGCTGATATTGCTCAGCGTCTACATGTTTCTTATGGTGAAGGACCTTGAATGATTACAAGATTGAGGTAAGGGATCCTATACATGGAAACATACTTTTGGACGAGACTGAATCAAGGATAATAGACACCCCTGAAATGCAGCGGCTGCGGTACATAAAGCAGCTCGACATGTCATACCTTATATTTCCAGGAGCTAATCACACAAGATTCGAGCATTCGCTAGGCGCCATGCAGGTAACCAAGGAGCTGGTTTCCAGGACCTACGGTGATGACGAAAAGGAATTCCCGTATGTCGGGCTCCTTCATGACATAGGGCACGGGCCTTTTTCGCACCTCTCGGAGCATTTCATAAAGGAGATTGCAGGGAGGAACCATGAGCAGATAGGGGAGGATATTATAAGGAATTCGGAGATAAAGGACATAATATCGGATTCTGGGATGTCCTTCAAGAAGATAATGAGCTATTTCAATGAAGCTGACAGGATAGACATTGTCGGGGGGATACTGGGCTCTGACAGGATAGATTACCTTATGAGGGATTCATATTATACGGGAGTTGCATACGGGATCATAGATTACGACAGGATAAAGAGCAGGATAGTTCTTTCGGGCGACAGGATTGCGATCCTTGAAAGCGGCATATCCGGAGCTGAATCCATACAGATCGCAAGGTACTTCATGCATTCCAATGTTTACACACACCATGCCAAGCTGATTGCTTCGAGGATGCTTCATCGCGCTATAGCCTCTGCCATTGAAAACAGGGTATTTGACGTAGGCAGGCTGGAGCGCATGTATGATGACGAGTTGATTGGCAGGTTGCTTAATTCCGGGATTGAAGAGACTGCAAGAATGGCAAGAAGAGTCATGGAGAGGCAGCTTTTCAAGAGGGCATATTACGGAAAGCTGCACAGGGACATTCATGCTGGCGAGATAGAGGA is part of the Candidatus Micrarchaeota archaeon genome and encodes:
- the amrS gene encoding AmmeMemoRadiSam system radical SAM enzyme, with translation MDSVARLWKGSGNGKVECTACARRCRIPEGSNGFCFVRQNHNGKLRLVNYGKLEAIQIDPIEKKPFNHFMPGSYVLGVGTSSCNWGCLFCQNHNISKEREINGRDVTPEEVVGLALENNAQCIAFTYNEPTIFIEYAIDVAGLAHMRGLYNLFVTNGYMTEEAVELMKGNIDAAVINLKGNGEQKFSNKYEVVMSNKPVKESLVRLKDSGIHVEITDLIIPGVGDSLKACDELTGWIADNLGTDTPLQFTRFHPDYKMLDSSVTPYQTLEKHYDVAKRNGLDYVYIGNVPGNPHESTYCPSCNSEVIKRYGHYITGYGIDSGGKCKNCSFRIPVFGRPPKVFRYESVKALY
- a CDS encoding GTPase, which encodes MDRKKVIILGAAGRDFHNFNVLFRKDDSYEVVAFTANQIPYISDRIYPKELSGKLYPKGIKIYDESELSTLIKKSGADICIMSYSDLPYVDVMRKASMVNACGADFWLVAPERTMIKSSRPVVAVCAVRTGSGKSQTSRYVAKILRDMGVKTVIIRHPMPYGILKDQIVERFSTIKDLEKYKTTIEEREDYEPHIRNRFVVYAGVDYGEILHKAEDESDIIIWDGGNNDAPFIKPDLFITVADPLRAGNELTYYPGETVARMADIIIINKVNSATPEELSLLEKDIRQINGSAKVIYADSVVMPDNPELIKGKRVLVVEDGPTITHGGMRLGAGMVAAKDFGASELVRAKDYAVGEIKATFKKYPNLGVELPAMGYSIKQIRDLESTINNADCDVVISATPTNLRNIININKPIVQVNYELAPRGKEFDSIIRKFAEGERG
- a CDS encoding vitamin K epoxide reductase family protein gives rise to the protein MRKKIILAVLLILGIADASYLTVVHFLPRALECPSIGTTVNCEDVLGSVYSTVFGIPLAAIGLVWFVASLIFLLLGYNRIIKNIWMLFGIGGIIYSATTQSILGKICIYCTTLDVLILLSVYMFLMVKDLE
- a CDS encoding HD domain-containing protein translates to MNDYKIEVRDPIHGNILLDETESRIIDTPEMQRLRYIKQLDMSYLIFPGANHTRFEHSLGAMQVTKELVSRTYGDDEKEFPYVGLLHDIGHGPFSHLSEHFIKEIAGRNHEQIGEDIIRNSEIKDIISDSGMSFKKIMSYFNEADRIDIVGGILGSDRIDYLMRDSYYTGVAYGIIDYDRIKSRIVLSGDRIAILESGISGAESIQIARYFMHSNVYTHHAKLIASRMLHRAIASAIENRVFDVGRLERMYDDELIGRLLNSGIEETARMARRVMERQLFKRAYYGKLHRDIHAGEIEDAIEKAGYGKSSFIVHIVSLGGGSDDINVVDSDGNHVGRLTELSPLMQTLSGMLSGSRRLMVACDEKDVNSISGIVKRALG